In the Hordeum vulgare subsp. vulgare chromosome 7H, MorexV3_pseudomolecules_assembly, whole genome shotgun sequence genome, one interval contains:
- the LOC123407230 gene encoding nuclear pore complex protein NUP50A-like: protein MADEEHAQSSRKRVADKQINKDNPELDDDSPEQEGGTFKKASEEVMATRKIVKVRRQQPSSAPSSNPFSAIKFTTNDSSVQTSISVSRPPPSDVTTSNVRDSSEKANEASNGSGKDADKNADSNEVAEIQKDELGLKESNAENKSNAPMEAHSSLTEIDNKADSTVGGTGEDKVLVGEPKVDNSKPSGTEGKTEDEGDKVNEGDKVNEGGDEDKSSKDGAEKKDESESGTKDVSCEQKVADNKGQSSSPTPLFSFMNVSSGHNAFTGLAGTGFSASSFSFGSASKESTNAPLFGLKSDGSSFPSFNIGGTNNNGSSVPSLVAAAEAPKKFTMPEGPVETGEENEMAVFTADSAMYEYLDGGWKERGKGELKLNVPVSGGERSRLVMRAKGNYRLVLNASLYDDMSLKDMEKKGVTFACVNSTGESPAGLTTFALKFKDTGVRDDFKAAVEAHKVKKASDVMPKTPESSPKVSDD from the coding sequence ATGGCGGATGAGGAACATGCTCAAAGCTCTCGGAAGAGGGTTGCAGATAAACAAATCAACAAGGACAATCCTGAGCTTGATGATGACTCACCGGAGCAAGAGGGAGGAACATTTAAGAAAGCTAGTGAGGAAGTGATGGCAACCCGAAAAATTGTAAAGGTTCGGCGCCAACAGCCATCGTCAGCTCCTTCTTCTAATCCTTTCTCTGCAATTAAGTTTACCACAAATGATTCTAGTGTTCAAACAAGTATTTCTGTCTCAAGACCTCCACCTTCTGATGTCACAACGTCAAATGTAAGGGACTCAAGTGAGAAAGCTAATGAGGCCAGCAATGGAAGTGGGAAAGATGCTGACAAGAATGCAGATTCTAATGAGGTAGCAGAGATTCAAAAGGATGAATTGGGCCTGAAAGAGTCAAATGCAGAAAACAAGTCAAAtgccccaatggaagcacactctTCACTTACTGAAATTGATAACAAGGCAGACAGCACAGTGGGTGGAACTGGTGAGGACAAAGTGCTGGTTGGAGAACCCAAGGTAGATAACAGCAAGCCATCTGGAACCGAGGGCAAAACAGAAGATGAAGGTGATAAAGTGAATGAAGGTGATAAAGTGAATGAAGGTGGAGATGAAGATAAAAGCAGCAAGGATGGTGCAGAGAAGAAAGATGAATCTGAATCAGGGACCAAGGATGTATCATGTGAACAGAAGGTCGCTGATAACAAAGggcagtcatcatcaccaacacctctCTTCTCTTTTATGAATGTGTCAAGTGGCCATAACGCCTTCACGGGACTAGCTGGAACTGGGTTTTCAGCCTCATCATTTTCCTTTGGCTCAGCTTCTAAAGAAAGCACAAACGCTCCCCTATTTGGGCTAAAGAGTGACGGTTCATCCTTCCCTTCTTTCAATATCGGTGGTACTAACAACAACGGGAGTTCTGTTCCATCGCTTGTCGCTGCAGCAGAAGCACCAAAGAAATTCACCATGCCAGAGGGCCCAGTGGAGACAGGTGAAGAGAACGAGATGGCCGTGTTCACCGCTGACTCCGCAATGTATGAGTACCTCGATGGGGGCTGGAAGGAAAGAGGAAAAGGGGAGCTAAAGCTGAACGTCCCAGTGTCCGGCGGCGAGAGGTCCCGGCTCGTCATGAGAGCCAAGGGCAACTACCGGCTGGTCCTGAATGCGAGCCTGTATGACGACATGTCGCTGAAGGACATGGAGAAGAAGGGTGTGACGTTTGCCTGCGTCAACAGCACTGGCGAGTCACCGGCCGGGCTCACCACGTTTGCCCTCAAGTTCAAGGACACTGGCGTCAGGGATGATTTCAAAGCCGCGGTGGAGGCGCACAAGGTGAAGAAGGCCTCGGATGTGATGCCCAAGACGCCTGAGAGCTCCCCCAAGGTGTCTGATGACTGA